A genomic window from Bdellovibrio sp. SKB1291214 includes:
- a CDS encoding Gfo/Idh/MocA family protein, with translation MSKKLRGAVVGVGYLGNFHAQKYKNNPNVELVGVCDHFPAQADKIAAELGVKSYHRPEDLIGQVDLVTIAASTQSHYDVAKLFLQNGVHVNVEKPITATVFQAEELVGLAEKHKVKLAVGHIERFNPSVNELKKHMKDVKTLELIRTAPYKARGADVSVLHDLAIHDMDLLYWLTGSEIDTMVASGTKLVSPALDTASISFKMKNGIHAIITVSRVSPVGQRSIRVVQDDCTIFANTGIHELEKVEKGSGGDELTKVTKWTVEKADALQKETDAFIDAVLNDKAPLVTGVDGLRALRAIEDIEKMIGN, from the coding sequence ATGAGTAAAAAACTACGTGGAGCAGTCGTGGGCGTGGGTTACCTTGGTAACTTCCATGCTCAAAAGTATAAAAATAATCCAAACGTTGAGTTAGTGGGTGTTTGCGATCATTTCCCAGCTCAAGCAGATAAAATCGCCGCAGAATTGGGTGTTAAAAGTTATCACCGTCCCGAAGACCTGATCGGTCAAGTGGACTTGGTGACAATCGCAGCCAGCACTCAAAGTCACTATGACGTGGCAAAGCTCTTTTTACAAAATGGCGTGCACGTAAATGTCGAAAAGCCCATCACAGCCACGGTATTTCAAGCTGAAGAGTTGGTAGGCTTGGCTGAAAAGCACAAAGTAAAATTGGCCGTGGGTCACATTGAAAGATTCAACCCTTCCGTGAATGAGCTTAAGAAGCACATGAAAGATGTGAAAACTCTTGAGTTGATAAGAACGGCTCCTTACAAAGCACGCGGTGCTGATGTCAGCGTTCTGCATGACTTAGCCATTCATGATATGGATTTGTTGTACTGGTTGACGGGCAGTGAAATCGACACAATGGTCGCTTCGGGCACGAAATTGGTTTCTCCAGCTTTGGATACAGCTTCAATTTCTTTCAAAATGAAAAATGGCATTCATGCTATTATCACTGTCAGCCGTGTTTCACCTGTGGGCCAACGTTCCATCCGCGTTGTTCAGGATGATTGCACGATCTTCGCCAATACGGGCATCCATGAACTTGAAAAAGTTGAAAAAGGATCGGGCGGCGATGAGCTGACTAAAGTGACGAAGTGGACTGTTGAAAAAGCAGATGCTTTGCAAAAAGAAACTGATGCATTCATTGATGCTGTTCTTAACGATAAAGCTCCTCTCGTTACTGGAGTAGACGGATTAAGAGCGTTGCGTGCAATTGAAGACATCGAAAAAATGATTGGTAATTAA
- a CDS encoding glycosyltransferase family 9 protein, with product MVHLGALGAVVRSTSLLKAIKRKYPSSMITWVTDAPAHVLLQNHPAIDRILTTKEADLLQLSALEFDIGFVIDKSLKAAGVLRYTQVDQIYGFTVNPQNGAILPATPAAEELWELGLNNHKKFFENKKPETQLMIEALELGPYQRDPYWLPLTEKEQEQARVRRHSYLATGKKWVLGFNTGCSHVIPFKKLSVEFHRLMITSLQSRYPEAQIVLLGGPEDTERNVQISQGLPVISSATESGLRDGLVSVAACDVVITGDSLGMHMAISQAKHVVAWFGPTCAHEIDLYDRGVSVLTKSPCSPCWKRTCEKSIMCYDQVSLQEIVHAVESCRTNSLSGGLVLSNSTPQALSSDLA from the coding sequence ATGGTACACTTAGGCGCCCTTGGCGCTGTAGTTCGCAGTACAAGTTTGTTGAAAGCCATCAAAAGGAAATACCCCTCGTCAATGATCACGTGGGTGACAGACGCACCGGCGCATGTGCTGTTGCAAAATCATCCGGCGATTGATCGTATTCTGACGACGAAGGAAGCGGATCTTTTGCAGTTAAGTGCTCTTGAATTCGATATCGGTTTTGTTATCGATAAATCGTTAAAAGCAGCAGGTGTGCTTCGCTATACGCAGGTGGATCAGATTTATGGTTTTACCGTCAATCCGCAAAATGGGGCGATCCTTCCTGCAACTCCAGCCGCCGAAGAGTTATGGGAACTCGGTTTAAATAATCACAAAAAGTTTTTTGAAAATAAAAAACCTGAAACTCAACTCATGATTGAAGCTTTGGAGCTAGGTCCCTACCAACGAGATCCCTACTGGCTGCCGTTGACTGAAAAAGAGCAAGAGCAAGCACGCGTGCGTCGCCACTCTTATTTGGCGACGGGCAAAAAATGGGTGCTTGGATTTAATACGGGTTGCAGTCATGTGATTCCATTTAAAAAACTATCCGTTGAATTTCATCGTTTAATGATCACGTCTTTGCAAAGTCGATATCCTGAAGCGCAAATCGTGTTATTGGGTGGCCCCGAGGACACAGAGCGGAATGTACAAATCTCACAGGGACTTCCTGTCATTTCTAGTGCGACAGAAAGTGGATTAAGAGACGGCTTGGTCAGTGTTGCTGCTTGTGATGTTGTCATAACAGGGGATAGTCTCGGAATGCACATGGCCATTTCCCAAGCAAAGCACGTTGTGGCGTGGTTTGGCCCGACATGTGCGCATGAAATTGACCTTTATGATCGTGGTGTGTCAGTTCTGACAAAAAGCCCCTGCAGCCCGTGCTGGAAGAGAACTTGTGAAAAAAGCATAATGTGCTACGATCAAGTCTCTTTGCAGGAGATCGTTCATGCCGTTGAATCTTGTCGTACAAACAGCCTTTCTGGGGGACTTGTTCTTAGCAATTCCACTCCTCAAGCGCTGTCGTCAGATTTGGCCTGA
- the lpxA gene encoding acyl-ACP--UDP-N-acetylglucosamine O-acyltransferase: MANYKVHPTSVLSPDVELADDVEIGPYCLIQGKVKIGKGTYVEGHVTLGSRYGILEIGANNHFCPGAVIGGAPQDISYKNEPTSLIIGNNNMFREFTTVNLATSKGDKKTEVGDNCYFMAYTHVGHDCKLGNNVILANNTHLGGHCEIADGVFIGGMSALNQFTKVGKMAFIAGSSIVNKDVIPFCRAQGTYATIRATNKIGLARKGYDRAEVMNVHKAIRIIIMGSHTVEEGIQRIQEECTMSPNIEYFINFIRSSKRGIAVDRSPKNWQEDE, translated from the coding sequence ATGGCAAATTATAAAGTACACCCTACAAGCGTCCTTTCCCCAGATGTTGAGTTGGCCGATGATGTTGAAATCGGACCTTACTGCCTTATCCAAGGTAAGGTAAAAATCGGAAAAGGAACTTACGTAGAAGGTCACGTTACTCTGGGTTCTCGCTACGGTATTTTGGAAATCGGTGCGAACAATCATTTCTGCCCAGGTGCCGTTATCGGTGGTGCTCCTCAGGATATTTCTTATAAAAACGAACCGACGTCTCTTATCATCGGGAACAACAATATGTTCCGTGAGTTCACGACCGTGAACTTGGCAACAAGCAAAGGCGATAAGAAAACAGAAGTCGGTGATAACTGTTACTTCATGGCTTACACTCACGTGGGTCACGATTGCAAATTGGGTAACAACGTTATCTTGGCGAACAATACGCACTTGGGTGGTCACTGCGAAATTGCAGATGGCGTATTCATCGGTGGTATGAGCGCATTGAATCAGTTTACTAAAGTTGGAAAAATGGCCTTTATCGCGGGTTCAAGTATCGTGAATAAAGACGTGATTCCATTCTGTCGTGCTCAAGGTACTTACGCGACGATTCGTGCGACAAATAAAATCGGTTTAGCCCGTAAGGGTTACGACCGCGCTGAAGTGATGAATGTGCATAAAGCGATTCGTATCATCATCATGGGTTCGCACACAGTCGAAGAAGGCATCCAACGCATTCAAGAAGAATGCACCATGAGCCCTAACATCGAATACTTCATTAACTTTATCCGTTCTTCAAAACGCGGTATCGCGGTTGATAGAAGTCCAAAGAATTGGCAAGAAGATGAGTAA
- a CDS encoding glycosyltransferase family 9 protein yields the protein MPLNLVVQTAFLGDLFLAIPLLKRCRQIWPDQELGLVCRKGFGDFFLKTKLVDHVFEIKKGDADSYNQALAGIANHEVNFLFSPHESMRTIFFCRKIKAKKKIGFKKMWSFLAFSETVKKPMVLPDPLRQMSLLTVVDPQLSDKLESYKIEENPYVTDSRGKLSAPPEWASMSVRTEILRHTDIYQGLEQRYDLRGLNDERGVLMFPGSVWATKRWTKEGFIETGKTLQSQGYQVYVMGGPGEEVLAEEVHNAIPGSICIAGKTSILESTQIIARARLLVGNDSAASHMAAACETPLISVFGPTVLRFGFRPWSASTYIAQKENLPCRPCGKHGHQVCPIKTHVCMHHLPAEQVVQKAEFILRS from the coding sequence ATGCCGTTGAATCTTGTCGTACAAACAGCCTTTCTGGGGGACTTGTTCTTAGCAATTCCACTCCTCAAGCGCTGTCGTCAGATTTGGCCTGATCAGGAACTAGGACTTGTCTGTCGCAAAGGCTTTGGCGACTTTTTTCTTAAAACAAAATTAGTGGATCACGTCTTTGAAATAAAAAAAGGCGATGCTGATTCCTATAACCAAGCTTTGGCTGGCATTGCCAATCATGAAGTAAATTTTCTTTTCTCACCGCACGAATCCATGCGCACGATCTTTTTTTGTCGAAAAATAAAGGCGAAGAAAAAAATCGGCTTTAAAAAAATGTGGAGTTTTTTGGCTTTTTCAGAAACCGTGAAAAAACCGATGGTTCTGCCAGATCCTTTGCGCCAAATGAGTTTATTGACAGTTGTGGATCCTCAGCTTTCCGACAAGTTGGAAAGTTATAAAATCGAAGAAAATCCTTACGTGACAGACAGCCGTGGGAAGTTATCTGCGCCTCCCGAATGGGCATCGATGAGTGTTCGCACAGAAATTTTAAGACATACGGACATCTATCAGGGCTTAGAGCAGCGTTATGATCTAAGAGGTCTTAACGATGAACGGGGTGTGTTGATGTTTCCAGGGTCGGTGTGGGCGACAAAACGATGGACGAAGGAAGGTTTTATCGAGACAGGTAAAACATTGCAATCGCAGGGTTATCAAGTCTATGTCATGGGTGGTCCCGGGGAAGAAGTATTGGCAGAGGAAGTTCACAATGCCATTCCAGGTTCCATCTGCATCGCAGGAAAAACTTCGATACTAGAGTCGACTCAGATTATTGCGCGCGCGCGCTTATTGGTGGGCAATGACAGTGCTGCCAGCCACATGGCTGCTGCTTGTGAAACTCCACTGATTTCCGTATTTGGTCCGACCGTTTTAAGATTTGGATTTAGACCGTGGTCAGCAAGCACCTATATTGCACAAAAGGAAAACCTGCCGTGCCGTCCTTGCGGAAAGCACGGGCACCAAGTATGTCCTATTAAAACCCACGTCTGCATGCACCACCTGCCCGCAGAGCAAGTGGTACAAAAAGCTGAATTTATTCTTCGTTCGTAA
- a CDS encoding lysophospholipid acyltransferase family protein, giving the protein MKLLVSFLAKLGIFLSSILPRRIQRLSGSWIGFLWWDIFGFRKKIVLNNLEIAFPEWTVAERKKVGRESVYQLGYNFGEFFFIPNMDRQWVDKNVVFDGLENYEKAVAMGKGFFYLTLHLGNGDLAANALSVIGQDINIITKRFKTQWFDDLWFSIRGAGGVKYIDAHGPTNAFDILKALKRNSGLVFVLDQYMGKPFGVATSFFGKRTGTAYGLALFAQKTKAPVLPIYTYEGADGKVHVVIEPAMDLSPSIVEDKDQSIVNLTQSFNDKLESIIRKHPEQWMWVHRRWKDF; this is encoded by the coding sequence ATGAAATTATTGGTCAGCTTTTTAGCTAAGTTAGGAATCTTTTTAAGCAGCATCCTGCCTCGCCGTATTCAGAGACTCTCGGGTTCCTGGATAGGTTTTTTGTGGTGGGATATCTTTGGCTTTCGAAAAAAGATCGTTCTGAACAACTTAGAGATCGCATTTCCTGAATGGACCGTAGCTGAAAGAAAAAAAGTGGGCCGCGAATCCGTTTATCAGCTGGGCTATAACTTCGGAGAGTTTTTCTTTATTCCGAATATGGACCGCCAGTGGGTGGATAAGAATGTTGTATTTGATGGCCTTGAAAACTATGAAAAAGCCGTCGCAATGGGAAAAGGATTCTTTTATCTGACGTTGCATTTGGGGAATGGTGATTTGGCAGCAAATGCTCTGTCAGTCATTGGCCAAGACATTAATATTATCACCAAAAGATTTAAAACTCAGTGGTTCGATGATCTTTGGTTCTCAATCCGCGGAGCGGGGGGCGTGAAGTATATCGATGCACACGGTCCCACGAATGCCTTTGATATTTTAAAAGCCCTAAAACGCAATTCCGGTTTGGTGTTCGTTTTAGATCAATACATGGGGAAACCCTTTGGTGTTGCGACTTCATTTTTTGGTAAACGCACGGGTACGGCCTATGGTCTGGCCCTCTTTGCGCAAAAGACAAAAGCTCCTGTGTTGCCGATTTACACCTATGAGGGAGCTGACGGGAAAGTTCATGTAGTTATCGAGCCAGCTATGGACTTGAGCCCCTCAATCGTTGAAGATAAGGACCAGAGCATTGTGAATCTGACTCAGTCCTTTAATGATAAGCTCGAGTCAATCATTCGTAAGCATCCAGAGCAATGGATGTGGGTTCACAGACGATGGAAGGATTTTTAG
- a CDS encoding cyclic nucleotide-binding domain-containing protein → MKIERELIQLKPLKTVKHQNGGTVHLPSGLGSFELNALQFSYLEVLQTGISIEALVQFFLGQGWLVSFRELYNLIQFLVTERLILNPNLLEYFKKVNSDDAPLVFSSIDVMTGRQTQPDPSTLPFFRSLDPQLAKYLLQKSDVFSVPPNIRITYAGQTSREIFVLLKGQASVYKVISETRRQLVALLGQGALFGERGFLLNQPRNADVITNSPCEILRVQHLPEYDTLIKSDKAQSLQHRFWVMQALATSPFFKDLPTDSLDALIFTGRLVQAPANQVLFHEGQTGNTCYIVVQGSVVISQNGKNINVLNQGTCFGEISLLMTGGVRTATVTTQRDTVLLEIEQNAFYRTLAQNLVLAKVIETLAAERISRDQKNK, encoded by the coding sequence ATGAAGATTGAACGCGAATTGATTCAGCTAAAACCCCTAAAAACCGTCAAACACCAAAATGGCGGAACCGTTCATTTGCCCTCGGGTTTGGGCAGTTTTGAGCTCAATGCTTTGCAATTTTCTTATCTGGAAGTTTTACAGACCGGAATTTCGATTGAAGCCCTTGTGCAGTTTTTCTTAGGCCAAGGTTGGCTGGTTAGCTTTCGCGAACTGTATAACTTGATTCAATTTTTGGTCACGGAACGCCTGATTCTAAATCCGAACTTGCTAGAGTACTTTAAGAAGGTAAATTCTGATGATGCTCCGTTGGTTTTTAGCTCGATTGACGTGATGACAGGGCGTCAAACACAACCCGATCCATCGACACTGCCCTTCTTTCGCTCCTTAGATCCGCAGTTAGCAAAATATCTTTTGCAAAAGTCTGATGTCTTTTCTGTTCCACCCAATATTCGCATCACCTATGCCGGTCAAACTTCACGGGAGATCTTTGTTCTTTTAAAGGGCCAAGCGTCGGTTTACAAAGTGATCAGTGAAACTCGCAGACAGTTGGTTGCCTTATTGGGGCAAGGAGCTTTATTCGGAGAACGTGGTTTCTTGCTAAATCAACCAAGGAACGCGGATGTTATCACCAATTCTCCTTGCGAGATTCTGCGTGTTCAACATTTGCCGGAATACGATACCTTGATTAAATCTGACAAAGCTCAGTCCCTGCAGCATCGTTTCTGGGTCATGCAAGCACTGGCAACCTCCCCGTTCTTTAAGGATCTTCCAACGGACAGCTTAGACGCTTTGATCTTTACGGGCCGATTGGTGCAGGCACCAGCGAATCAAGTGCTCTTCCATGAAGGACAAACTGGTAATACCTGTTACATCGTTGTCCAAGGTTCCGTGGTGATTAGCCAGAATGGGAAAAACATCAATGTTCTAAACCAAGGAACTTGTTTTGGTGAAATTTCTCTGTTGATGACGGGAGGCGTGCGAACTGCAACGGTCACAACCCAACGTGACACTGTCCTTTTAGAAATTGAACAAAATGCTTTCTATAGAACATTAGCGCAAAACTTAGTGCTCGCTAAGGTGATCGAAACATTGGCTGCTGAGCGAATATCCCGAGATCAAAAGAATAAATAA
- the lpxB gene encoding lipid-A-disaccharide synthase, translating to MDQVLFVAAEASSVTYAQRILETWKKQGRKIHAFGVGSQDMENLGFERLGKSEEMAVVGAAEIIAAYKPLKAVFDSLVREAEKRRPKVAVVMDYPEFNLMLAKKLHALGIPVVYYISPQVWAWRKGRVHTIKKYCKKVFVLFPFEVPFYEEHGVPVEFVGHPLLDELDERLIDDESYLKIHRNQVGIRDDEIVLGLMPGSRRLELKQHFQIQLDAARILSKKHQNLKIVILTAPTFSKEKMQDYLEDFRLPYILLKDEPFRMIHLVDMMLVASGTATLQVGLLQKPMVIMYKMKWLTGIFAKLLVRGTKYYGLVNLILGKEAVPERFQGDVTAENMAALLDRYITDAAYKATVKKDLASLRQHLGDKGATSRVVKALDEYLTV from the coding sequence ATGGATCAAGTACTGTTCGTGGCCGCCGAGGCCTCCAGCGTCACATATGCTCAAAGAATTCTTGAGACCTGGAAAAAGCAAGGTCGCAAGATCCATGCTTTTGGTGTCGGTAGCCAGGACATGGAAAACCTAGGCTTTGAACGCCTAGGTAAATCCGAAGAAATGGCTGTTGTCGGCGCTGCGGAAATTATCGCAGCCTACAAGCCTCTTAAAGCCGTCTTTGACAGCCTTGTTCGCGAAGCTGAAAAACGCCGTCCAAAAGTGGCAGTAGTGATGGACTATCCTGAATTCAACTTGATGCTTGCTAAAAAATTGCACGCCCTGGGAATTCCGGTTGTTTATTATATTTCACCGCAGGTATGGGCATGGCGTAAGGGCCGCGTTCATACCATTAAAAAGTACTGCAAAAAAGTTTTTGTTTTGTTCCCATTTGAAGTTCCCTTCTATGAAGAGCACGGAGTCCCGGTTGAATTCGTGGGCCATCCTTTATTGGATGAGTTGGACGAGCGTTTGATTGACGACGAATCCTATTTGAAAATTCATCGCAACCAAGTTGGCATCCGTGATGACGAGATCGTTTTGGGTTTGATGCCGGGAAGCCGCCGTTTAGAGCTTAAACAGCATTTCCAAATTCAACTGGATGCGGCTCGTATTCTGTCTAAAAAACATCAAAATTTAAAAATCGTGATTTTGACGGCGCCGACTTTTTCGAAAGAAAAAATGCAAGATTACCTAGAAGATTTCCGCTTGCCGTATATCTTATTAAAGGACGAACCTTTCCGCATGATCCACTTGGTGGATATGATGTTGGTAGCGTCTGGAACGGCCACTCTGCAAGTCGGTCTTTTGCAAAAACCAATGGTCATCATGTACAAAATGAAATGGCTAACAGGTATCTTCGCCAAGCTTCTGGTGCGTGGAACTAAGTACTACGGTTTAGTAAATTTGATCCTTGGAAAAGAAGCCGTGCCTGAAAGATTCCAAGGGGACGTAACGGCAGAAAATATGGCGGCACTCTTGGATCGCTATATTACAGATGCTGCTTACAAAGCCACTGTGAAGAAAGATCTGGCTTCTTTGCGCCAACACCTGGGTGACAAGGGTGCTACCAGCCGCGTGGTAAAAGCATTGGATGAGTATTTGACAGTATGA
- the lpxK gene encoding tetraacyldisaccharide 4'-kinase has translation MKTYLKPLSFLYDRIVGIKNSLYDRGVIGTYKPDVKVISIGNLTVGGTGKTPITDFCLKSLVADGKKVAVVSRSYRADASASTRVDVTHPHAARYYGDEPVLLAQANPNVNVFVGDSKWQTAEYATTHPNHQPIDVIVVDDGFQHRKLHRDLNIVILDATEPWSNYSVVPEGRARESWDGLQRADVILFTKCNLADEANLKQVKEHLPSNKEVLYFGYEIVDLNNGVDVVPTGTLNGKKIFLVSAIARPDVFEKMMRAYGEISKKSLHYRDHHQYTNEDAQNIWTEFEKSGCDYLVTTSKDAVKLRRLLPEPSKLWSTNLQVTEFGTKGRLHEIIGQLFS, from the coding sequence ATGAAAACCTACCTAAAGCCGCTTTCATTTCTTTATGACCGTATTGTGGGAATTAAAAACTCACTTTACGACCGTGGAGTTATTGGAACTTATAAACCCGACGTTAAAGTGATCAGTATTGGTAACTTGACGGTGGGTGGCACGGGGAAAACGCCGATCACGGATTTCTGTTTAAAGTCTTTGGTGGCTGACGGGAAAAAGGTGGCAGTGGTCAGTCGGTCTTATCGTGCGGATGCTTCAGCTTCCACACGTGTGGACGTCACCCATCCGCATGCAGCTCGTTATTACGGCGACGAACCGGTTTTGCTGGCCCAAGCAAATCCCAACGTGAATGTCTTTGTTGGTGATAGCAAATGGCAAACAGCAGAATATGCAACAACCCATCCCAATCATCAACCGATCGATGTCATTGTAGTGGATGATGGATTCCAACATCGTAAACTTCATCGCGATTTGAATATCGTGATTTTGGATGCGACGGAGCCTTGGTCAAACTATTCGGTCGTACCAGAGGGCCGCGCCCGTGAATCCTGGGACGGTTTGCAGCGAGCGGATGTCATTTTATTTACGAAGTGCAATTTGGCTGACGAAGCTAATTTGAAGCAAGTGAAAGAGCACCTTCCATCAAATAAGGAAGTTTTGTACTTTGGTTACGAGATCGTCGATTTGAACAATGGTGTCGATGTTGTGCCGACGGGAACTTTAAATGGTAAGAAGATCTTTTTGGTTTCTGCTATTGCAAGACCTGATGTTTTTGAAAAAATGATGAGAGCTTACGGCGAGATTTCTAAAAAAAGTCTGCACTACCGTGACCACCATCAATATACCAACGAAGATGCACAAAACATCTGGACTGAATTTGAAAAGTCCGGTTGTGACTATCTTGTAACAACTTCCAAGGATGCGGTGAAGTTGCGTCGCCTGTTGCCCGAGCCCTCTAAGCTTTGGAGTACCAATTTACAGGTGACAGAGTTTGGGACAAAGGGACGTCTTCATGAAATTATTGGTCAGCTTTTTAGCTAA
- a CDS encoding DUF3108 domain-containing protein — MKRFSLIAGVAAISVLTACSTSFLKYEKEDQLKKIDEFDKAVKIEEPSTPAETDAPAKTAAAALGKTHEETKPATTKSDAKKKAVPVVKADKKATAKASKKGAKVTTAAPTAAAPTRRQPDIEDDAGFNGRRPIVDPFRVGEEVTHEVSYFKMAAGEMKFKTLPMATVNGRKSYKHNIAIKTISLFASVYTVEDSVDIFMDYDDVVPTVFELHVKESGQLREAKMLFDNVKKMATFWEKKVTKQDGEEEKREQWEIEEYAQNVYSSIFYMRMFQWEVGKEYAFRVSNDKENLTFSGKALRKEILDTELGPMKAIVIQPNITLKGKFKPIGENLIWLSDDEHKYILRIEAKIKIGTLVSQVVAIKPGKAP, encoded by the coding sequence GTGAAGAGATTTTCTTTAATTGCAGGCGTTGCTGCTATTTCTGTACTGACTGCGTGTTCGACTTCATTCTTGAAGTACGAAAAGGAAGATCAATTAAAAAAAATCGATGAGTTCGATAAGGCCGTAAAAATCGAGGAACCATCGACGCCAGCAGAAACAGATGCGCCGGCTAAGACAGCTGCAGCAGCCCTCGGTAAAACTCACGAGGAAACGAAACCCGCGACAACAAAGTCTGATGCAAAAAAGAAAGCGGTGCCTGTCGTAAAAGCTGATAAAAAAGCAACAGCCAAGGCTTCGAAAAAAGGGGCTAAGGTAACAACGGCTGCGCCAACAGCTGCAGCTCCGACACGCAGACAGCCCGATATTGAAGACGATGCAGGTTTTAATGGACGTCGTCCCATTGTGGACCCGTTCCGTGTCGGCGAAGAAGTTACTCACGAAGTAAGTTATTTTAAAATGGCTGCTGGTGAGATGAAGTTTAAGACCTTGCCGATGGCCACAGTCAACGGTCGCAAATCCTATAAACACAATATCGCGATCAAAACTATTTCGCTGTTTGCTTCTGTGTACACGGTCGAAGACAGTGTTGATATTTTCATGGACTATGATGACGTTGTACCAACGGTTTTTGAACTTCATGTGAAAGAATCAGGTCAGCTGCGCGAAGCAAAAATGCTTTTCGATAACGTCAAAAAGATGGCGACATTCTGGGAAAAGAAAGTCACTAAGCAAGATGGTGAAGAAGAAAAAAGAGAACAGTGGGAAATCGAAGAATACGCGCAAAACGTATACAGCTCTATTTTCTATATGCGCATGTTTCAATGGGAAGTCGGTAAGGAATACGCCTTCCGCGTTTCCAATGACAAAGAAAATCTAACATTCTCGGGAAAAGCCTTGCGTAAAGAAATTTTGGATACCGAGTTAGGTCCGATGAAGGCCATCGTGATTCAGCCTAATATTACGCTCAAGGGTAAGTTTAAACCCATCGGAGAAAATCTGATTTGGCTTTCCGATGATGAACATAAATACATCCTAAGAATCGAAGCTAAAATCAAAATTGGAACACTGGTATCCCAGGTCGTTGCGATCAAACCGGGAAAAGCTCCTTAG
- a CDS encoding sigma-54-dependent transcriptional regulator: MINQMNALIVDDEAELRRSVISILKSTMPEIEFTIDEAATGKEALEKVKQQSWDLVLMDVKMPEMNGLEALTAIKEHDPRTFVVLMTAHSNLHDAVLAIKEGAYDYVEKPVNPQTLTEIVRKSQEARDLVSSLALSNPIFDDDIESEFVGSSQKMKEVFNLIYRLCKVDTTVLIRGENGTGKELVARAIHFNSPRKSGSFVAINCGAIPENLMESELFGHEKGAFTGAIERKIGKFQMANNGTLFLDEIGELRPDMQVKLLRVLQEKKFTPVGSNREVKSNTRIIAATNRNLEKMMADGTFREDLFYRLNVMPIFLPPLRDRTDDIQALAQHFIKKFARQHARVINGIDAEALDMLKAYRWPGNIRELENVIERAFIVENSSQITLESLPESLKLAPKEAPEKTAKVDYSGPLDFDVFKEGMEKEFIVSALKANHGRINQTVAQANIPKNTLLRKIRKYGINVKDFTNEE, encoded by the coding sequence ATGATCAACCAAATGAACGCCCTGATTGTTGACGATGAAGCTGAACTGCGCCGTTCGGTCATTTCCATTCTTAAATCCACGATGCCTGAGATCGAATTCACAATCGACGAGGCAGCGACGGGTAAAGAAGCCCTAGAAAAAGTAAAACAACAGTCCTGGGACTTAGTGCTTATGGACGTTAAAATGCCAGAGATGAATGGCCTTGAAGCTTTGACGGCGATCAAAGAACACGATCCCCGCACGTTTGTAGTTTTAATGACTGCTCACTCAAATCTTCATGATGCTGTCCTAGCCATCAAAGAAGGCGCCTACGATTACGTTGAAAAACCAGTGAACCCGCAAACGTTGACTGAAATTGTTCGCAAAAGTCAGGAAGCCCGTGACTTGGTTTCAAGCCTGGCTTTATCAAATCCGATTTTTGATGACGATATCGAATCCGAGTTCGTGGGTTCTTCGCAAAAAATGAAGGAAGTGTTTAACTTGATCTATCGCCTGTGCAAAGTGGACACGACGGTTTTAATCCGTGGTGAAAACGGGACAGGTAAGGAGCTGGTTGCACGCGCAATCCACTTCAACTCCCCTCGTAAATCTGGCAGCTTTGTTGCGATCAATTGTGGGGCGATTCCTGAAAATCTGATGGAAAGCGAATTGTTCGGACACGAAAAAGGTGCATTCACCGGTGCGATTGAACGAAAAATCGGTAAGTTCCAAATGGCTAACAACGGAACTTTGTTCTTAGATGAAATCGGTGAGCTGCGTCCTGATATGCAGGTTAAACTTTTGCGTGTTCTGCAAGAAAAGAAATTCACCCCTGTCGGTAGCAACCGCGAGGTGAAATCCAACACGCGTATTATCGCTGCCACAAACCGCAATCTAGAAAAGATGATGGCCGATGGCACTTTCCGCGAGGATTTATTCTATCGTCTGAATGTCATGCCTATATTCTTGCCACCTTTGCGAGACCGCACGGATGACATCCAAGCTTTGGCACAGCACTTTATCAAAAAGTTCGCTCGCCAACATGCTCGAGTGATCAACGGTATCGATGCAGAGGCTTTAGACATGTTAAAAGCTTATCGTTGGCCGGGAAATATTCGTGAACTTGAGAACGTGATTGAACGTGCTTTCATTGTCGAAAATTCGTCGCAAATTACTTTGGAATCTTTGCCAGAATCTTTGAAGCTTGCTCCTAAAGAAGCTCCAGAAAAAACGGCGAAGGTGGATTATTCAGGTCCTCTTGATTTTGACGTCTTCAAAGAAGGCATGGAAAAAGAATTTATCGTGAGCGCGCTTAAGGCGAATCACGGTCGTATTAATCAAACGGTGGCTCAAGCCAATATCCCTAAGAATACTTTGCTACGTAAGATCCGTAAATACGGCATTAACGTTAAAGACTTTACGAACGAAGAATAA